In Poecilia reticulata strain Guanapo linkage group LG17, Guppy_female_1.0+MT, whole genome shotgun sequence, the following proteins share a genomic window:
- the LOC103479049 gene encoding sentrin-specific protease 5, protein MCRSVKQKASHSCALTCEPTCFGLCQMEQTRSRWRKPKSLTRRRTFMSSVKGVSHLSRRDKRRLYYKLQFWLWRKRSETCRFWKVRTRRRRCGSGVRTATDTELYLKSQKTVLLENNDNSEVKSPESIKTRLGPDAEGSGEVRQNGLGSWSQSESVSGLSDAGSVSQTSPTAASLPDSVEPSGQPKSLLHPLELSHTVRPLRGADDTAPFRSQMGSLQHSPDLQQSGSEKTTSCPNEANADALTREIQDFLEVFYRRYGSFIPLHKSDVLRHLKRKFNSDFSDRKSTIFSEVDKYRTAIIQESILSFRVVYKKHILTLEDLLTLANEHWLNDQVMNMYGELIMESSNHKVHFLNSFFHRQLMTKGYDGVRRWTKQVDLFSKTLLLVPIHLEVHWCLVTADISAKKIYLYDSQGHSLQKVARNILKYLMSEAKEKKRASFQDGWTVSFVEEIPQQTNENDCGVFVLEYSRCLALSRPFQFSQQDIPNIRKRIYKELCDCEIHELD, encoded by the exons ATGTGTCGCTCTGTCAAACAGAAGGCTTCCCACAGCTGTGCGCTCACATGTGAGCCAACGTGCTTCGGCCTCTGCCAGATGGAGCAAACACGGAGCCGCTGGAGGAAGCCAAAGAGCCTGACCCGGAGACGGACGTTCATGTCGTCCGTCAAGGGCGTGTCCCACCTGTCCAGGCGGGACAAGAGACGCTTGTACTATAAGCTGCAGTTCTGGCTGTGGAGGAAGCGGAGCGAGACGTGCCGCTTCTGGAAGGTCCGGACGCGACGGCGGCGCTGCGGCTCCGGGGTCCGTACCGCCACAGACActgaactttatttgaaatcacagaaaacagttttgttaGAGAACAACGACAACTCGGAAGTAAAATCCCCAGAATCCATAAAAACCCGTCTCGGTCCGGATGCTGAGGGTTCTGGAGAAGTCCGCCAGAACGGGCTGGGCAGCtggagccaatcagaaagcgtcTCAGGTTTGTCGGATGCAGGCAGCGTCAGTCAGACCTCACCAACAGCAGCATCGCTGCCCGACAGCGTTGAACCTTCTGGACAACCCAAGAGCCTTCTTCACCCTCTAGAACTTTCCCACACCGTGCGACCTCTGCGGGGCGCCGACGATACCGCACCGTTCAGGTCGCAGATGGGTTCATTACAACACAGTCCTGATCTCCAGCAGAGCGGGAGTGAAAAGACAACATCCTGTCCGAATGAAGCCAATGCTGACGCTCTGACCAGGGAGATCCAAG ACTTCTTGGAAGTCTTCTACAGGCGATACGGAAGCTTCATCCCGCTCCATAAGAGTGACGTTTTGAGGCATCTGAAGAGGAAGTTCAACTCTGATTTCAGTGACAG AAAAAGCACCATCTTCTCTGAAGTGGACAAATATCGAACCGCTATCATCCAGGAATCCATCCTGTCTTTCCGAGTCGTCTACAAAAAACACATACTGACTCTGGAGGACTTGTTGACGTTGGCGAATGAGCACTGGCTCAATGACCAG GTCATGAACATGTACGGAGAGTTGATCATGGAGTCGTCCAATCACAAG GTCCATTTTCTCAACAGTTTCTTCCACCGACAGCTCATGACCAAAGGATATGACGGTGTGAGGCGTTGGACGAAGCAG GTGGATTTATTTTCTAAGACTCTTCTTCTGGTGCCCATCCACCTGGAGGTCCACTGGTGTCTGGTTACTGCCGACATTTCCGCCAAGAAAATCTACCTTTACGATTCTCAAGGACATTCACTCCAGAAGGTTGCAAGG AACATCCTGAAATACTTGATGTCCGAAGCAAAAGAGAAGAAACGAGCTTCATTTCAAGATGGCTGGACGGTGTCATTTGTAGAG GAAATTCCACAACAGACCAACGAGAACGACTGCGGAGTTTTTGTCTTAGAG tacTCTAGATGCCTGGCTCTGTCGAGACCGTTCCAGTTTTCCCAACAGGACATTCCGAACATACGGAAAAGGATCTATAAGGAACTCTGTGACTGTGAGATTCATGAACTGGACTGA
- the LOC103479045 gene encoding complement factor H-like isoform X1 → MWLTGLRFALLVWIPGVLPAVNEAEPCSAPDLKNGYFLPVQEFYPHGSHVRYSCDTGYKTTEEGWWATIECQHGDWSDKPECVVETVCLPPVIPNGKFKRNLNGSFEINCNAGYSLNGLDNIVECLSGTLSAVPLCQKQPQACGQPPAVPNAVVIQTYQEVFDAYSTVTYQCRDGFLTQNRESEKTAYCDAGNWVGIPRCTRSARPGPPDTQTTFVSIDRCGEIPHVPNGLPVQQEQRYLKYKCQMYYKLVGPETVVCHRGGTWSELPKCKEDFCLLNTAEYPDLINTGNTFIRNGKTEYPKCVDRWMLNHYVVARCIEGRLRVSECCSWAKIQFVSICVLLKNVFVAHMLLIFQAFQSIKLLFLCIYIYV, encoded by the exons ATGTGGTTGACGGGTCTGAGATTTGCTCTCCTGGTTTGGATCCCTGGAGTTCTGCCTG ctgtGAACGAAGCGGAGCCGTGCAGCGCTCCCGACCTGAAAAACGGTTACTTTCTCCCGGTGCAAGAGTTTTATCCTCATGGCTCACATGTAAGATACAGCTGTGATACGGGATACAAAACCACAGAGGAGGGATGGTGGGCGACAATAGAATGTCAACATGGCGACTGGTCCGATAAACCGGAGTGTGTTG TGGAGACAGTCTGCCTTCCTCCGGTTATTCCAAACGGCAAATTCAAGCGAAACCTAAACGGTTCGTTTGAAATAAACTGCAACGCGGGATATTCGCTAAACGGCCTGGATAACATCGTGGAGTGCCTCAGCGGGACGTTGTCCGCGGTGCCGCTCTGCCAGA AACAGCCCCAGGCGTGCGGCCAGCCACCAGCTGTCCCCAATGCGGTCGTTATTCAGACATACCAGGAGGTGTTTGATGCTTATTCCACAGTGACGTATCAGTGCAGAGATGGATTTCTGACACAGAACAGAGAGTCCGAAAAAACTGCCTACTGCGATGCTGGGAACTGGGTCGGAATTCCACGTTGCA CTCGTTCTGCCAGACCAGGACCCCCGGACACTCAGACGACTTTCGTATCCA TCGATCGTTGTGGAGAAATCCCTCATGTTCCAAACGGACTTCCTGTGCAACAGGAGCAACGTTATTTGAAATACAAGTGTCAGATGTATTACAAGTTAGTGGGTCCTGAAACAGTGGTGTGTCACAGAGGTGGCACGTGGTCCGAACTCCCCAAATGCAAAG AGGACTTCTGTCTTCTGAACACTGCAGAGTATCCTGATCTAATAAATACTGGTAATACATTTATCAGAAATGGGAAAACAGAGTATCCAAAATGTGTTGATAGATGGATGTTAAATCATTACGTTGTGGCTCGGTGCATCGAAGGAAGACTCCGTGTATCTGAAT gCTGCTCCTGGGCCAAGATACAATTTGTGAGTATTTGTGtgttacttaaaaatgtttttgttgctcaCATGCTCTTAATATTTCAGGCATTTCAAAGtataaaattgttatttttgtgtatttatatatatgtataa
- the zbtb41 gene encoding zinc finger and BTB domain-containing protein 41 has translation MKKKPNSMVLPKRGRLVTNSFAAEECSVPSNSKTVQDSSLPLRRLTMSQHSDNLLAFLNEDRTRQRFCDVSVLVGGMVYRAHKAVLAHGSSYFHAELSKSSGTMTHVTLDHVEDSVFQHLLGLLYTSECVVAETDIPALAEAARFLDMMDVLKLLCEDGKATSSQGEMRETEIEIPSCDAAGADMEVQSTLNSKISPQHSVAESTIPSSGREVKTCPKSGTTRRSACTRKAPSKHKKDNGKYCISSPMEPQRAESPGRPDEHKVDGILEVNRDVKETPKPSQGDDEMEEDTEEDEQDVNTGAVSQKNNCEASGNDRTALEEGSHTDRMEAPSGQDRKVHMPPTASTNQGPEYPEGLAPVIIQTSSKKTLKCPKCEKTFDRAGKYESHTRVHTGEKPFQCDICLQCYSTKSNLTVHKKKHAGDAPIPKKEHKCPFCNKLHASKKTLAKHVRRFHPDHTQEFFAARKKKSEGWKCAICSKTFSRRPHLQEHMILHTQDRPFKCSFCDEYFKSRFARLKHQEKYHLGPFPCEICGRQFNDTGNKKRHIECTHGGKRKWTCFVCGKSVRERTTLREHLRIHSGEKPHLCSICGQSFRHSSSYRLHLRVHHDDKRYECDQCGKTFIRHDHLTKHQKIHSGEKAHQCEECGKCFRRHDHLTVHYKSVHLGEKVWQKYKTAVHQCEVCKKEFKGKSSLEMHFRTHSGEKPHRCPECHQTFRIKKTLTKHMVIHSDARPFNCPHCSATFKRKDKLKYHVDHVHSARFTEPPPSQDKAASTPFEETSKTYHSEPKLGLRSASNPATVCIPVTLVPVPMAAGGPGDLHPHRAASLSSQTHSVVNVQAQGQQQQQNPSYQAATDLAFLEKYTLTPQPANIVHPVRPDQMLDPREQSYLGTLLGLDSASSVQTISNSDHTHR, from the exons ATGAAGAAAAAGCCCAACAGTATGGTTCTTCCAAAGCGTGGGAGGTTGGTGACAAACTCATTTGCTGCAGAGGAGTGCAGTGTTCCATCGAACTCCAAAACAGTCCAGGATTCGTCCCTTCCTCTCAGACGCCTCACTATGTCACAGCACAGTGACAACCTCCTTGCCTTTTTGAACGAAGACCGGACCCGGCAGAGGTTCTGCGATGTGTCCGTGTTGGTGGGTGGAATGGTTTATAGAGCCCACAAAGCCGTCCTGGCCCACGGGAGCAGCTACTTTCATGCAGAGCTCTCCAAGAGCTCGGGTACAATGACTCACGTCACTCTGGACCACGTGGAGGATTCAGTTTTCCAGCATCTGCTTGGCCTCCTGTACACATCAGAGTGTGTCGTTGCAGAAACGGACATCCCAGCTCTAGCTGAAGCAGCCAGGTTCTTGGATATGATGGACGTATTAAAGCTCTTGTGTGAGGATGGGAAAGCTACATCTTCCCAGGGAGAGATGAGGGAAACTGAGATAGAAATTCCCTCCTGTGATGCTGCTGGGGCAGACATGGAGGTCCAGAGCACCCTAAACAGCAAAATCTCCCCGCAGCACAGTGTTGCTGAGAGTACTATTCCATCTTCAGGTAGGGAGGTGAAAACATGTCCGAAAAGTGGTACCACACGGAGATCAGCTTGTACAAGAAAAGCACCCTCTAAGCATAAGAAAGACAATGGAAAGTACTGTATCAGCAGTCCTATGGAGCCACAAAGAGCTGAATCACCAGGGAGACCAGATGAACACAAAGTGGACGGTATTTTGGAGGTTAATCGGGACGTGAAAGAGACCCCCAAACCATCTCAGGGCGATGACGAGATGGAGGAGGACACCGAGGAGGATGAGCAAGATGTTAACACGGGTGCTGTTTCGCAGAAGAACAATTGTGAGGCTTCTGGAAATGACAGGACGGCTTTAGAGGAAGGTTCACACACTGACAGAATGGAGGCCCCATCCGGGCAAGATCGGAAAGTTCACATGCCTCCAACAGCAAGCACTAACCAGGGTCCAGAGTATCCTGAAGGTTTGGCTCCAGTTATCATCCAAACATCCAGCAAAAAGACTCTCAAGTGTCCCAAATGTGAGAAGACTTTCGATCGTGCAG GGAAATACGAGAGTCACACCAGAGTCCACACTGGAGAGAAGCCTTTCCAGTGTGACATATGCCTCCAGTGCTACTCCACCAAGTCCAACCTGACAGTGCACAAGAAGAAGCATGCAGGTGATGCTCCTATTCCAAAGAAGGAGCACAAGTGTCCCTTCTGCAACAAACTCCATGCCAGCAAGAAAACTCTGGCCAAGCATGTCAGAAG GTTTCATCCTGATCACACACAGGAGTTTTTTGCTGCGAGGAAAAAGAAGAGCGAAGGCTGGAAATGTGCA ATTTGTTCAAAGACGTTCAGCCGCAGGCCTCACCTGCAGGAGCACATGATCCTGCACACCCAGGACCGGCCCTTTAAATGCTCATTCTGTGACGAGTACTTCAAGTCCAGGTTTGCAAGGCTGAAGCACCAAGAGAAATATCACTTGG GTCCGTTTCCCTGTGAGATCTGTGGACGCCAGTTCAACGACACCGGCAACAAGAAGAGGCACATAGAGTGCACACATGGAGGCAAGAGAAAGTGGACCTGCTTTGTTTGTGGGAAATCAGTGAGGGAAAG GACGACGTTGAGGGAACACTTGCGTATCCACAGCGGAGAAAAACCTCATCTCTGCAGCATTTGTGGGCAAAGTTTCCGTCACAGCAGCTCCTACAg gCTTCACCTCAGAGTCCACCATGATGACAAGCGCTACGAGTGTGACCAGTGTGGGAAAACCTTCATACGCCACGATCACCTGACCAAGCATCAGAAAATACACTCTG gtgAGAAAGCACACCAGTGTGAAGAATGTGGGAAGTGCTTCAGGCGCCACGATCATCTAACAGTCCACTATAAAAGTGTTCATTTGGGAGAGAAAGTTTGGCAGAA atataAAACTGCTGTGCATCAATGTGAGGTTTGCAAGAAGGAGTTTAAAGGAAAGTCCAGTTTGGAGATGCACTTCAGGACTCACTCAG GTGAGAAACCCCACAGATGCCCTGAATGCCATCAGACTTTTCGAATCAAGAAGACCTTAACAAAGCACATGGTCATTCACTCAGACGCCCGTCCCTTTAACTGCCCCCACTGCAGCGCCACCTTCAAGAGAAAAGACAAGCTGAAGTACCACGTGGACCATGTGCACAGCGCCAGGTTCACCGAGCCGCCCCCCAGCCAGGACAAAGCCGCCTCTACTCCTTTTGAGGAAACCTCAAAGACGTACCACTCTGAGCCCAAGTTGGGCCTGCGAAGCGCCTCCAACCCGGCCACCGTCTGCATCCCCGTCACTTTAGTCCCTGTTCCCATGGCAGCAGGAGGTCCAGGAGACCTTCACCCTCACCGGGCCGCCTCTCTCTCGTCTCAGACCCACAGCGTGGTAAACGTTCAGGCTCagggccagcagcagcagcagaaccccAGCTACCAGGCAGCAACAGATCTGGCTTTCTTAGAGAAGTACACCCTGACCCCTCAGCCGGCCAACATCGTCCATCCCGTAAGGCCCGATCAGATGCTGGACCCTCGAGAGCAGTCGTACCTGGGGACGCTGCTGGGCCTGGACTCTGCTTCCTCTGTTCAAACCATCTCCAACTCTGATCACACTCACCGATGA
- the LOC103479050 gene encoding protein crumbs homolog 1-like, translated as MRVWILVLLSAGTLYSEDFGGCEQQPCQNGGLCESHSGGFRCLCSQQSQNGRLYGGENCTIPLSGCDKSQCENGGICSPTFSNNKHTGTCICLPGYTGPKCQTSTTFSFESRGYMYIDTKQLDPEAPLNVTFSFRTENPTGTLFQRRVDNLLLTIELMDGHLCLLSLRDQGTSTLVQELPEYLSNNKWHTVEASLGGVVSLIRLLCSEVSCTRDSGVEVQPMDQAATLPEPAAVRQNLFVGAIGWNGASGRVEDRAEDPPAFLGCFRDVLVDSRLVLPDDVPKDSDVQANIVAGCSDRDKCEESPCQNRGRCVSQGWRRYGCECHRPYEGDDCAEEYITGRFGNKDLESYAMFSLENDPGDSVVISMFIRTRQSSGLLLILANTTSQYLRLWLVEGRVKVQVNNFETLVGQNTVNNGHFHLVAVKLEGIAATLFLSTQIQGSMTIRRVQAHPGDLVFVGGLPDSRASASFGGYFKGCVQDLRINSKRLQFYPVATPVESYNLEKLVGVSEGCSSDNACAANPCLNGGECYSMWDDFICSCPPYTAGQRCEEVKWCELSPCPVTTICQPFSQGFECLSNVTFRLDNSILWYHSNRKIKSNLSSLSLSFRTRQSEAVLLHAQRESNHITVSLLDSHLVMEFLGGADNDSLKVTAQSLAPLSDGEWHFVSISKERQIPTSRWIMDVDEHKEYISVSKAAAGDLNFLRDGADIFLGGLSQESGLTFSGCLGPVEIGGLRLPFHLETELNLPRPQEEQFVRGNSNNSPQYGCWGATVCAPNPCQNGGMCEDLFDQHRCTCPFEWTGSVCQDQTDTCNSHPCVYGNCTNLSEGYKCECELGFTGEQCEVEMDLCENSSCNHGATCLKGFQSYTCLCPRNMTGRFCDVKIPETPWYIETDPLPQLPASFCVGTRWNYSCFNGGNCSEAENTCYCLPGFTGQWCEKDIDECASDPCMNGGFCINYVNSFECVCDMNYSGVYCQMDVSDFYMYLFLGLWQNLFQLVSYLVIRLDDEPEIEWGFHVNE; from the exons ATGCGTGTGTGGATCCTTGTGTTGCTATCTGCAG gaACGCTTTACAGTGAGGACTTTGGTGGATGCGAACAGCAGCCGTGTCAAAATGGCGGACTATGTGAAAGCCACTCAGGAGGATTCCGTTGCCTTTGTTCGCAGCAGAGCCAAAATGGACGCCTGTATGGTGGAGAGAACTGTACAATTCCCCTTTCGGGCTGTGATAAAAGCCAGTGTGAGAATGGAGGAATATGTTCTCCCACATTTTCGAACAACAAACACACCGGCACGTGCATCTGCCTTCCAGGTTACACCGGGCCAAAATGCCAGACCTCCACCACATTCTCATTTGAGTCGCGGGGTTATATGTATATCGACACCAAGCAACTGGACCCAGAAGCTCCCCTTAATGTGACCTTCAGCTTTAGAACAGAGAACCCAACAGGCACTCTTTTTCAACGTAGAGTGGATAACTTGCTCCTCACCATCGAGCTGATGGATGGACATCTGTGCCTCCTCAGCTTGAGAGATCAAGGCACCAGCACTCTGGTTCAAGAACTCCCAGAGTATTTGTCCAACAACAAGTGGCACACAGTTGAAGCATCTCTGGGTGGTGTGGTCAGTCTCATCAGGTTGCTCTGCAGTGAGGTGAGCTGCACCAGAGACTCAGGTGTCGAAGTCCAGCCGATGGATCAAGCTGCCACTCTGCCGGAGCCAGCAGCTGTTCGACAAAACCTCTTTGTTGGAGCCATCGGGTGGAACGGGGCTTCAGGTAGAGTGGAGGACAGAGCAGAGGATCCACCAGCCTTTCTGGGCTGCTTTAGGGATGTTTTAGTAGATTCACGACTGGTGCTGCCCGATGACGTGCCAAAAGATTCAGACGTCCAGGCGAACATCGTAGCTGGATGCAGTGACAGAGACAAGTGTGAGGAGAGCCCGTGTCAGAACAGAGGGCGGTGTGTGAGCCAGGGCTGGAGGAGGTACGGCTGTGAATGCCACAGGCCGTATGAAGGAGACGACTGTgcagagg AGTACATCACTGGCAGGTTTGGAAACAAAGACCTTGAGAGCTACGCCATGTTCTCGTTAGAAAACGATCCAGGGGATTCTGTAGTTATATCCATGTTCATTCGCACCAGACAGTCCAGTGGTCTGCTTCTCATCCTGGCCAATACCACCAGCCAGTATCTTCGCCTATGGCTGGTGGAGGgcagggtcaaagttcaggtcaACAACTTTGAGACTCTTGTCGGTCAGAACACTGTCAACAATGGCCACTTCCACCTGGTAGCTGTGAAGCTGGAAGGAATTGCAGCCACTTTGTTCCTGTCAACTCAAATCCAGGGCTCTATGACCATCAGGCGAGTCCAAGCACATCCTGGTGATTTGGTCTTTGTTGGAGGTCTACCAGATTCAAGGGCCTCGGCTTCATTTGGTGGCTACTTCAAGGGATGCGTCCAAGATCTGAGGATTAACAGTAAGCGCCTGCAGTTCTATCCAGTAGCAACTCCTGTGGAGTCGTACAACCTGGAGAAGCTTGTGGGCGTATCAGAAGGATGCAGCAGTGACAACGCTTGTGCT GCTAACCCTTGTCTCAATGGAGGGGAGTGTTACTCCATGTGGGATGATTTTATCTGCAGCTGTCCCCCCTACACAGCAGGGCAAAGGTGTGAGGAGGTGAAATGGTGTGAGCTGTCTCCCTGCCCTGTTACGACCATCTGTCAGCCCTTCTCCCAAGGCTTTGAGT GTTTGTCCAATGTGACGTTCCGGCTCGACAACAGCATTTTGTGGTATCACAGCAACAGGAAGATTAAGTCCAACCTCTCCAGTCTCTCCCTCAGCTTCCGCACTAGGCAGTCAGAGGCCGTTTTGCTTCATGCTCAGAGAGAGTCCAATCACATAACGGTCTCTCTCCTTGACTCTCATTTGGTTATGGAGTTTCTGGGTGGGGCTGATAACGACTCTCTGAAAGTGACAGCACAAAGCCTGGCTCCACTCAGTGATGGTGAGTGGCACTTTGTATCAATCAGCAAGGAGAGACAGATCCCAACATCCAGGTGGATCATGGATGTAGACGAACACAAAGAGTACATCAGTGTTTCCAAAGCAGCGGCTGGGGACTTGAACTTTCTCAGGGATGGAGCAGACATTTTCCTGGGTGGCCTAAGCCAGGAATCTGGACTGACCTTTTCAGGATGTCTAGGTCCAGTGGAGATTGGGGGTCTTCGTTTACCATTCCATTTGGAGACAGAACTGAACCTCCCCAGACCTCAGGAGGAGCAGTTTGTGAGGGGCAACAGCAATAATTCACCACAGTACGGATGCTGGGGAGCCACTGTGTGTGCCCCAAACCCATGCCAGAATGGGGGTATGTGTGAGGACCTGTTCGATCAGCATCGATGCACCTGCCCCTTTGAATGGACAGGATCAGTATGCCAAGACCAGACAGACACCTGCAACTCCCACCCATGTGTATACGGTAACTGTACTAACCTCTCCGAGGGCTATAAGTGTGAGTGTGAGCTGGGCTTCACCGGTGAACAATGCGAGGTAGAAATGGATTTGTGtgaaaacagcagctgcaaCCATGGCGCCACCTGCCTGAAAGGCTTCCAGAGCTACACGTGTCTGTGTCCTCGGAACATGACAGGACGTTTCTGCGA TGTTAAAATCCCTGAAACTCCGTGGTACATAGAGACAGATCC ACTTCCTCAGTTGCCTGCCTCTTTCTGCGTGGGCACAAGATGGAACTACAGCTGCTTTAATGGAGGAAACTGCTCTGAAGCTGAGAACACCTGCTACTGCCTGCCTGGATTCACCGGTCAATG GTGTGAGAAAGATATAGATGAATGTGCCTCAGACCCGTGTATGAATGGAGGCTTCTGCATCAACTACGTGAACAGCTTCGAGTGCGTGTGCGACATGAACTACTCGGGTGTGTACTGCCAAATGGACGTCAGCGACTTCTACATGTACCTGTTCTTAGGCCTGTGGCAGAACCTCTTCCAACTTGTGTCCTACCTCGTCATTCGCCTCGACGACGAGCCAGAGATCGAGTGGGGGTTCCACGTCAACGAATAG